A single Blastopirellula retiformator DNA region contains:
- a CDS encoding FHA domain-containing protein yields MESKPVGQSTLFGIGEEDDLIDERDSPAVARYRPTLRPPMAKLIVYDDGAETGDLIRIRKSSFVIGRTEGDLIIPHDSQISSRHLEIVRREHPGGFDWVLRDLGSTNGTFVRATQIIVKPNQVMMIGGKRFGQIPPRGGGNVGATIQGEKELLDVAQEAMDELVPCLQEINYDGNGKRHKLTKKEHWIGSDPVQCSILVNDPTVSPQHARIYQDKQGRWIIDDAKSLNGIWLRIRELNIGRGGYFHCGEQRFSLTVT; encoded by the coding sequence ATGGAATCGAAACCGGTAGGACAGTCGACCCTGTTCGGCATTGGCGAAGAAGATGACCTGATTGACGAGCGCGACAGCCCTGCGGTCGCCCGGTATCGCCCGACCCTGCGGCCGCCGATGGCCAAGCTGATCGTCTATGACGACGGCGCCGAAACCGGCGACCTGATCCGCATCCGCAAATCGTCGTTTGTGATCGGGCGAACCGAAGGGGATCTCATCATCCCCCACGACAGCCAAATTTCTAGCCGGCATCTAGAAATAGTGCGGCGCGAGCATCCCGGCGGCTTTGACTGGGTGCTCCGCGACTTGGGCTCGACCAACGGCACGTTCGTCCGGGCGACGCAGATCATCGTCAAGCCGAACCAGGTGATGATGATCGGCGGCAAACGCTTTGGGCAAATCCCGCCCCGGGGCGGTGGCAATGTCGGCGCCACGATCCAGGGCGAAAAAGAACTGCTGGACGTCGCCCAGGAAGCAATGGACGAACTCGTCCCTTGCCTGCAGGAAATTAATTACGACGGCAACGGGAAACGTCACAAGCTAACCAAGAAGGAACACTGGATTGGCAGCGATCCGGTGCAATGCTCGATTTTGGTCAACGATCCGACCGTCAGTCCGCAACATGCCCGCATTTACCAAGATAAGCAAGGGCGGTGGATCATCGACGACGCCAAATCGCTAAACGGCATCTGGCTTCGTATTCGAGAATTGAATATTGGCCGCGGCGGTTACTTTCATTGCGGCGAGCAGAGGTTCTCGCTGACGGTCACCTAG
- a CDS encoding serine/threonine-protein kinase, with amino-acid sequence MKCPHCRTSLEVTNIAEGHYRPQCRSCKKLFYIGVPTDDAADEEVVVKTLKEIRQELRQALGMQKKSSNATAVDASATLPVAARLEEEYDEPPAPSASNGHTSNGNSDAFTTFTGDEFSLPTADDDALTHFTPDDQPEEEDDHPVLNRPNFDDEEEVEERSPVETPVSAPLPQRPTEPDVALPTLATAAVLPEEADEEETEPQQPMPQSLAGYRLIRLLGKGAMGAVYLARQKSLDRDVAVKTIQAKWASNPVFISRFTREAYAAAQLTHHNIVQIYDLGEDEGTHFFSMELVDGQSLGAHLKETGRLDRDVAVGYILQAARGLQFAHERGIVHRDVKPDNLMLNNQGVVKVADLGLVKLPDEEETPNSEVDQELLKRRSVRSTIANMSMGTPAYMPPEQARDASSVDHRADIYALGCTFYALLTGRPPFDGATALEVITKHLEQPIVRPDAVAKHVPKQLADVTMRMVAKEPDDRAASLVEVIRKLEEYLGMSPTGSFSPGQQHVEMLEAGINRFNAASAGPLRKSCCLAAAGILVATMLGSLLFGMGGVFVAALTMAAATPLAYLTISGLLSGNFLYRKLREFLYSSSLLDWLKYLGAAMLTTLFLLATGTLLAAIGGAVLAIGAAATFYFAVDRRLQKQREPALEQIEQLLKSLRLRGLDEADIRSFVAKYAGDGWEEPFEALFGYQAKLHARDFACRTGGDQKQKTFAAWRDPIIRYCDRRIRAAQESQQRHHLAAIESKRLQAEGATEEEADAIAAQAAQAMIDEAIHQRETAYEPDAGPLDPRKAAQLRRSRQKQMLQEGRTAKPASSISSLKEMATMPLSFLTGAPLRILVGAILLSGCVLWLHQNHLLSGDLTTALDMKRTYEPLELPMLTSDLSRFFSSFSTGVAGLVLLASAFFGSWRLSLFAWPAAAVILFAAGFGIPDVTEKLHAGYLAGAIGVSLFAIGMILYGDDVE; translated from the coding sequence TTGAAATGCCCTCATTGTCGCACGTCGCTGGAAGTGACGAACATCGCCGAGGGACACTATCGCCCGCAGTGCCGCAGCTGCAAAAAGCTGTTCTACATCGGCGTGCCGACCGATGACGCCGCCGACGAAGAAGTGGTCGTCAAAACGCTGAAAGAGATCCGCCAAGAGCTGCGTCAGGCGTTGGGAATGCAGAAGAAAAGCAGCAACGCCACCGCCGTCGACGCTTCAGCGACTCTGCCGGTGGCGGCCCGCTTGGAAGAAGAGTACGACGAACCGCCTGCCCCGTCGGCAAGCAACGGTCACACAAGCAATGGAAACAGCGATGCCTTCACCACGTTCACTGGCGATGAGTTCTCGCTGCCGACCGCCGACGACGACGCGCTAACCCACTTCACGCCGGACGATCAGCCGGAGGAAGAAGACGACCACCCGGTCCTCAATCGCCCCAACTTCGACGATGAAGAAGAAGTGGAAGAACGCTCGCCGGTAGAGACGCCTGTCTCGGCGCCCCTGCCGCAGCGACCGACCGAACCTGACGTGGCGCTTCCTACGCTCGCCACGGCCGCCGTCTTGCCCGAAGAAGCGGACGAAGAGGAAACCGAGCCTCAGCAACCAATGCCGCAGTCGCTGGCCGGTTATCGTTTGATCCGCCTTCTGGGAAAAGGAGCGATGGGCGCCGTTTATCTGGCTCGGCAGAAGTCGCTCGATCGGGATGTCGCCGTCAAAACGATTCAGGCCAAGTGGGCTTCGAATCCCGTCTTCATCTCCCGCTTCACCCGCGAAGCGTACGCCGCCGCCCAGCTAACCCATCACAACATCGTCCAGATCTACGACCTGGGAGAAGACGAAGGGACCCACTTCTTCAGCATGGAGCTGGTCGACGGGCAATCGCTGGGCGCCCACTTGAAAGAAACCGGCCGGCTCGATCGCGACGTCGCCGTCGGGTACATCCTCCAGGCGGCTCGCGGTCTGCAGTTCGCCCACGAGCGCGGCATCGTTCATCGCGACGTGAAGCCCGACAACCTGATGCTCAACAATCAGGGAGTGGTCAAGGTGGCCGATCTCGGCCTGGTCAAACTGCCCGACGAAGAAGAAACGCCCAATAGTGAGGTCGACCAAGAGCTGCTAAAGCGACGCAGCGTCCGCAGCACCATCGCCAACATGTCGATGGGCACGCCTGCCTACATGCCGCCGGAGCAAGCCCGCGACGCGTCGAGCGTCGATCACCGGGCCGACATCTATGCGCTCGGCTGCACCTTCTACGCGCTACTGACCGGGCGACCTCCCTTTGATGGCGCCACCGCGCTAGAAGTGATCACCAAACATCTCGAGCAGCCAATCGTCCGTCCCGACGCCGTCGCCAAGCATGTGCCGAAACAGCTGGCCGACGTCACGATGCGGATGGTTGCCAAAGAGCCCGATGACCGAGCCGCCAGCCTGGTCGAGGTAATCCGCAAGCTAGAAGAGTATCTGGGCATGAGCCCGACCGGCTCGTTCTCGCCCGGACAACAGCATGTCGAGATGCTGGAAGCAGGCATCAACCGCTTCAATGCCGCATCGGCCGGGCCACTGCGCAAGTCATGCTGCCTGGCCGCGGCCGGCATCTTGGTCGCCACGATGCTCGGCAGTTTGTTGTTTGGCATGGGGGGCGTTTTCGTCGCGGCCTTGACGATGGCCGCTGCGACGCCGCTCGCTTACCTGACGATCTCCGGCCTGCTGTCGGGCAACTTCCTCTATCGCAAACTGCGGGAGTTTCTCTATTCGTCCTCGCTGCTCGATTGGCTCAAATACTTGGGCGCCGCGATGTTGACGACGCTGTTTCTACTAGCGACCGGTACGTTGCTCGCTGCAATTGGCGGAGCGGTGCTCGCGATCGGCGCCGCGGCCACGTTTTACTTTGCGGTTGATCGACGGCTGCAGAAACAGCGCGAACCGGCGCTCGAGCAGATTGAGCAGCTCCTCAAATCGCTACGCCTGCGGGGACTCGACGAGGCGGATATTCGCAGCTTCGTCGCCAAGTACGCTGGCGACGGTTGGGAAGAGCCGTTTGAGGCGTTGTTCGGCTACCAGGCCAAGCTCCATGCCCGCGACTTCGCCTGCCGCACCGGCGGTGACCAGAAACAAAAAACGTTCGCCGCCTGGCGTGATCCGATCATCCGCTATTGCGATCGCCGCATTCGCGCCGCACAGGAATCGCAGCAGCGCCATCATCTGGCCGCGATCGAGTCGAAACGCCTGCAGGCCGAAGGCGCCACCGAAGAAGAAGCGGACGCGATCGCCGCCCAGGCCGCCCAGGCAATGATCGACGAGGCGATCCATCAGCGGGAAACGGCCTACGAGCCCGACGCCGGCCCTCTCGACCCGCGCAAGGCCGCGCAGCTCCGCCGCAGCCGCCAGAAACAGATGTTGCAAGAGGGCCGCACCGCCAAGCCGGCGTCGTCGATCTCTTCGCTGAAGGAAATGGCGACGATGCCGCTCTCCTTTCTGACCGGCGCGCCACTACGCATCCTCGTTGGCGCGATTCTCTTGAGCGGCTGCGTCTTGTGGCTGCATCAAAACCATCTGCTCAGCGGCGACTTGACCACTGCCCTCGACATGAAGCGAACCTACGAGCCGCTCGAGCTGCCGATGCTGACCAGCGACCTGTCCCGGTTCTTCTCCAGCTTTTCGACCGGCGTCGCCGGCCTGGTGCTGTTGGCGTCCGCCTTCTTCGGCTCGTGGCGGCTCAGCCTGTTCGCTTGGCCAGCCGCCGCGGTAATCCTGTTCGCCGCCGGCTTCGGCATCCCGGACGTGACCGAAAAACTACACGCCGGCTACCTGGCCGGCGCGATCGGCGTCTCCCTCTTCGCCATCGGCATGATCCTCTACGGCGACGATGTCGAGTAG
- a CDS encoding sterol desaturase family protein produces the protein MVSEAPAWAVYAKPSVTLLTLAVLWTWESIHPLVTRGDGRLVHAGRNVAVSLLNTVVLAVTFSAVTVGVAQLAEVRQWGLLNWGNVATPLRFGLAILLLDFWMYLWHRLNHGIPLLWRSHRMHHADLAMDVTSATRFHLLEQLASAALRLGVILLLGIAMLELLIYETLVVAITMFHHANISLGPLDRPLRWLIVTPRFHQIHHSRIRVETNSNYSVLFSWWDRIFGTHQMRGEDKPVDYGLDQFDQPQWRTLWGMLRMPLEKLEREEMEHGEHGKTR, from the coding sequence GTGGTAAGTGAGGCGCCTGCTTGGGCGGTCTATGCCAAGCCAAGCGTCACGCTGCTGACGCTGGCGGTGTTGTGGACCTGGGAGTCGATTCATCCGCTGGTCACGCGGGGCGACGGCCGCCTGGTTCATGCAGGCCGGAACGTTGCGGTTTCACTTTTGAATACGGTCGTGCTGGCGGTGACGTTTTCGGCCGTGACGGTCGGCGTCGCTCAACTGGCCGAAGTGCGGCAGTGGGGACTGCTGAACTGGGGAAACGTGGCGACGCCGCTGCGGTTTGGGTTGGCGATTCTGCTGCTCGACTTCTGGATGTATCTGTGGCATCGGCTGAACCATGGCATTCCCCTGCTCTGGCGATCGCACCGGATGCATCATGCCGACCTGGCGATGGACGTGACGTCGGCGACCCGGTTTCATCTGCTGGAGCAATTGGCGTCGGCCGCGCTGCGGCTCGGCGTGATCTTGCTGCTGGGGATCGCGATGCTGGAACTGCTGATCTACGAGACGCTGGTGGTGGCGATCACGATGTTTCACCATGCGAATATCTCGCTGGGCCCGCTCGATCGGCCGCTACGATGGTTGATTGTGACGCCGCGGTTTCATCAGATTCATCATTCGCGAATTCGCGTCGAGACGAACTCGAATTACTCGGTTTTGTTTTCGTGGTGGGATCGAATCTTCGGCACGCACCAGATGCGCGGCGAGGACAAGCCGGTCGACTATGGGCTCGATCAGTTTGACCAGCCGCAGTGGCGCACGTTGTGGGGGATGTTGCGGATGCCGCTTGAGAAGTTGGAGCGGGAGGAGATGGAGCACGGAGAGCACGGAAAGACACGGTAG
- a CDS encoding rhodanese-like domain-containing protein, whose product MLHLPALLVLLLAASANGAEPTTPSLAEVQKSLQEEKGILLDVRELREWEAGHLQAAQSLPLSELKGAEAEAKLKSLPKDKLIYTHCAVGYRAGVAAKLLAEQGYKVQPLKTSYQSLVEAGFAEAVKE is encoded by the coding sequence ATGCTTCACCTCCCTGCCCTGCTTGTTCTCCTGCTGGCTGCTTCGGCAAACGGGGCCGAACCAACGACTCCTTCGCTGGCCGAGGTGCAGAAATCGCTGCAAGAGGAAAAGGGGATCTTGCTCGATGTTCGCGAGCTGCGGGAGTGGGAAGCGGGGCATCTGCAGGCGGCGCAGTCGTTGCCGCTCAGTGAGCTGAAAGGCGCCGAGGCGGAGGCGAAGCTGAAGTCGCTTCCCAAAGACAAGTTGATCTACACTCACTGTGCGGTTGGCTATCGGGCGGGCGTGGCGGCCAAGTTGTTGGCCGAGCAAGGTTACAAAGTGCAGCCGCTGAAGACGAGTTATCAGTCGCTGGTCGAAGCGGGCTTTGCCGAAGCGGTGAAGGAGTAG
- a CDS encoding alpha amylase C-terminal domain-containing protein: MLIEDPIDPNSLPMGANMVADKSGATFRCWAPRAKGVYLRGSFDGWVDGWKEPPPAEAKLFRHGDYWACFVPNAKDGDHYKFWVDGEGSSGWKRDPYAREFTRNWPDSDCILRDPDAFVWHDGDYLPPAFNDLIIYQLHVGVFNGPNRPSRVAKFFDLLGKLDYLKALGINAVKLLPVVEFKNSRSLGYEGTDIFSPEMDYTVPPNEFATYLPLVNGLRNRHGLPSLVEQDLESQCDQLKIVIELFHLNGIAVLLDVVYNHAGGKVKDDPQSLYFFDRAAGVNPNDSLYFTDQDHTGPVWAIWKSEVRQFLIDNAVFFINEYHFDGFRYDQVSVIVDQNSNDGWKFCQDLTNTVRFTDPSAVQIAEFWGVDPFVVRFPEHGGAGFDASWHDGIRTSVRDAVHSASFGASSQLDLDRVRNNLWAPGFLNAWRAVQYLESHDEVYRDRNARVPQLADGNSARSWHARSRSRAAAGLLLTSPGIPMIFMGQSFLEDKRWADDAGNHADLLIWWEGLDFGRDPHMGRFHRFFEELVWLRRNEPALRSETLNPFHTNAGDRVLAFHRWVPGVGRDAVVVVSFNDVEFSGYELGFPHAGHWREIFNSDAYDDYTPRGNGGGIEAFGGHRDGLNATARITIPPNSVLVFGG; this comes from the coding sequence ATGTTGATCGAAGATCCGATTGATCCGAACTCGCTGCCGATGGGCGCCAACATGGTCGCCGACAAGTCGGGGGCGACGTTTCGCTGTTGGGCGCCGCGGGCCAAGGGCGTTTATCTGCGGGGGAGTTTTGATGGTTGGGTTGACGGCTGGAAAGAGCCGCCGCCGGCCGAAGCGAAGCTTTTTCGGCATGGCGACTACTGGGCTTGCTTCGTCCCGAACGCGAAGGATGGCGATCACTACAAGTTTTGGGTCGACGGCGAAGGAAGCTCCGGTTGGAAGCGTGATCCGTATGCCCGAGAGTTCACCCGGAACTGGCCCGATAGCGATTGCATCTTGCGCGATCCCGACGCCTTCGTCTGGCACGACGGAGACTATCTTCCGCCGGCGTTTAACGACTTGATCATCTATCAACTGCACGTGGGCGTCTTCAACGGCCCCAATCGTCCAAGCCGCGTCGCCAAGTTTTTCGATCTGCTGGGCAAGCTCGATTATCTGAAGGCGCTGGGGATCAACGCCGTCAAATTGTTGCCGGTGGTCGAGTTTAAAAACTCCCGCAGTTTGGGATACGAGGGCACCGACATCTTCTCGCCCGAAATGGATTACACGGTTCCTCCCAACGAGTTTGCAACCTACCTGCCGCTGGTCAACGGCCTGCGCAATCGACATGGACTGCCGTCGCTGGTCGAGCAAGACTTGGAGAGCCAATGCGATCAATTGAAGATCGTGATCGAGCTGTTCCATCTGAACGGCATCGCGGTGCTGCTGGATGTGGTCTACAACCACGCCGGCGGCAAGGTAAAGGACGATCCGCAGAGCCTCTACTTTTTTGATCGGGCGGCCGGCGTCAATCCGAACGACAGCTTGTATTTTACCGATCAAGATCATACCGGCCCGGTGTGGGCGATTTGGAAAAGCGAGGTCCGGCAGTTTCTGATCGACAACGCGGTCTTCTTTATCAACGAATACCACTTCGACGGTTTTCGCTACGACCAGGTCAGCGTGATCGTTGATCAAAACAGCAACGATGGCTGGAAGTTTTGTCAGGACCTGACCAACACGGTTCGGTTTACCGATCCGTCGGCGGTGCAGATTGCCGAATTTTGGGGCGTCGACCCGTTTGTGGTCCGCTTCCCGGAGCATGGCGGCGCTGGGTTTGACGCCAGCTGGCATGATGGAATTCGGACCAGCGTGCGCGATGCGGTCCATTCGGCCAGTTTCGGCGCCTCGTCGCAGCTTGATCTGGACCGCGTCCGCAACAATCTGTGGGCGCCCGGCTTTCTGAATGCGTGGCGAGCCGTGCAGTACCTGGAAAGCCACGACGAAGTTTATCGCGATCGGAACGCCCGGGTTCCGCAACTGGCCGATGGCAATAGTGCGCGGTCGTGGCATGCCCGCAGTCGATCGCGGGCGGCGGCCGGGCTGTTGCTCACTTCGCCGGGCATCCCGATGATCTTTATGGGGCAGTCGTTCCTGGAAGACAAACGGTGGGCCGACGACGCCGGCAATCATGCGGATTTGCTGATCTGGTGGGAGGGGCTCGACTTCGGCCGCGATCCGCACATGGGCCGTTTCCACCGGTTCTTTGAAGAGCTAGTTTGGCTTCGCCGTAACGAACCTGCCCTGCGCAGCGAAACGCTCAATCCGTTTCACACCAACGCCGGCGACCGGGTTCTCGCCTTCCATCGCTGGGTCCCCGGCGTCGGCCGCGACGCCGTGGTGGTGGTAAGCTTCAATGACGTCGAGTTCTCGGGCTACGAACTCGGCTTCCCGCACGCCGGACATTGGCGCGAGATCTTCAACAGCGACGCCTACGACGACTACACCCCACGCGGCAACGGCGGCGGCATCGAAGCCTTTGGCGGCCACCGCGACGGATTGAACGCCACGGCGCGGATCACGATTCCGCCGAACTCGGTGTTGGTATTTGGGGGGTAG
- a CDS encoding AAA family ATPase: protein MTPWESVSLSQLLAQYQPPQWLLSGLLRRDSPAVILGPSRGLKSSLAVELCGALASGGTFLGQFVAPQNFRVGFVGGVEAREVVTRFARHWSAAADGKLAALEQIVWALDSIDADDPHNLRSLGDWIGRHALEVVVIDAAALTTGHTPKAEATLLRRLVRCCQESDATPIVVSRLRSEPTPRPLDSSDLASAPCGAVAQQWLLLNRRETFRPGDRRHRLWLTQGSSGGPSGRWGVDIDEGWDDATSWNVTLRDREEAEQEVIERASQIQAEHQNRKLRAVLKQVDPQHATKLHIRERTGMSGGKFSAAWERLVDAGEITILRQTDAERNYGEARYRWIDPAEPKNSGRVHHDPIDQVFQTMTIQDLIDEDKPAEPCEANKEASEKFSPPSPLRPPRKSKRKKVKPQKKRW from the coding sequence GTGACGCCTTGGGAAAGCGTCAGCCTCTCGCAGTTGCTCGCCCAATACCAGCCGCCGCAGTGGTTGTTGTCCGGGCTCTTGCGGCGCGATTCTCCGGCGGTGATCTTGGGGCCCAGTCGCGGGCTGAAGTCTTCGTTAGCGGTCGAGTTATGCGGGGCTTTGGCGAGCGGCGGAACGTTCTTGGGCCAGTTCGTCGCCCCGCAGAACTTTCGCGTTGGCTTTGTCGGGGGAGTCGAGGCCCGGGAGGTCGTGACGCGGTTTGCCCGGCATTGGAGCGCCGCGGCCGACGGCAAACTAGCGGCGCTAGAGCAGATTGTTTGGGCGCTAGATTCGATCGACGCCGACGATCCGCACAACCTGCGGAGCCTCGGCGATTGGATCGGGCGGCACGCGCTGGAAGTGGTGGTGATCGACGCCGCTGCCCTCACCACCGGGCACACGCCCAAGGCGGAAGCGACCTTACTGCGGCGTTTGGTCCGCTGTTGCCAAGAGTCAGACGCCACGCCGATCGTCGTCAGCCGATTGCGCAGCGAACCGACGCCGCGGCCACTCGATTCTTCCGACTTGGCCAGCGCCCCCTGCGGCGCGGTTGCCCAGCAATGGCTGCTGCTCAATCGCCGCGAAACGTTTCGCCCTGGAGACCGCCGCCATCGGCTCTGGCTGACGCAGGGAAGTAGCGGCGGACCAAGCGGACGGTGGGGCGTCGATATCGACGAAGGTTGGGACGATGCGACAAGTTGGAACGTCACGCTGCGCGACCGCGAAGAAGCCGAGCAGGAGGTGATCGAACGCGCCAGCCAAATTCAGGCCGAACACCAAAACCGCAAGCTGCGAGCCGTTCTGAAACAAGTCGATCCCCAGCACGCCACCAAGCTGCACATTCGCGAACGGACTGGCATGAGCGGCGGCAAGTTTAGCGCCGCCTGGGAACGTTTGGTCGATGCCGGCGAGATCACCATCCTCCGCCAAACCGACGCCGAGCGCAACTATGGCGAAGCCCGGTATCGCTGGATCGATCCGGCCGAACCAAAAAATTCGGGCCGAGTCCACCACGACCCGATCGACCAAGTTTTTCAAACGATGACGATCCAAGATTTGATCGACGAGGACAAACCAGCAGAGCCATGCGAAGCGAACAAAGAGGCCTCCGAAAAATTTTCGCCGCCGAGTCCACTGCGGCCACCGCGGAAGAGCAAGAGAAAGAAAGTGAAACCGCAGAAGAAACGGTGGTGA
- a CDS encoding GxxExxY protein, whose product MNRRWAQMNADKNLDDGSSQRDSQSYAFVGAAMEVHSVLGCGFLEKVYHDALELEFIERKIPFVREQPIPVLYKGQPLSTPYKADFVCFGSIIVELKTIKQLSSIEEAQVLHYLKATNFERALLLNFATPKLDYKRYINTHLR is encoded by the coding sequence GTGAACCGCAGATGGGCGCAGATGAACGCAGATAAGAATTTAGACGATGGGTCGAGCCAGCGTGATTCGCAGAGCTATGCCTTTGTTGGCGCGGCGATGGAGGTGCATTCTGTTCTTGGTTGCGGTTTCTTGGAAAAGGTGTACCACGATGCACTTGAGCTGGAATTCATCGAGCGGAAGATTCCGTTTGTTCGTGAACAGCCGATTCCGGTGCTTTACAAAGGGCAACCTTTGTCGACGCCTTACAAAGCTGACTTTGTCTGCTTTGGCTCCATCATCGTCGAACTAAAGACAATCAAACAACTATCGTCGATCGAAGAAGCCCAAGTCCTCCACTACCTAAAAGCAACCAACTTCGAGCGAGCCCTCTTACTCAACTTTGCCACCCCGAAACTCGACTACAAACGATACATCAACACCCATCTGCGCTAA
- a CDS encoding c-type cytochrome: MKLRLVSLSLILLFCGGGLSVAGDPEQGYRVIVDKPLISPYWDQETFENTWRVWPKELKEIAEKASPDERKRIAYDRYGLTPRPDNPAKPLQYVVGDDGMWTPNCFTCHGGEVAGQVRPGAPNHRYAMQTLADDIRYTKMLIGKPLLKPDYGSALVPLGGTNGTTNAVMFGVILMNFRDADLNVHDNPNFMPTKHHDMDAPAWWNFADKDYIYCDAFAPKGVKGLMQFALSRENGPQKFRGWQQDFEHVYAYLESLKAPEYPYPVDKALAEQGRVAFEKTCARCHGKYGEGETYPSIVVDIDEIGTDRVRYDALSPNDRKLYGESWFNDYNQGAKTLDDPAGYAAPHLGGVWASPPYFHNGAVPTLWHVLNPSERPTVWHRNSDDYDRQHVGLTVETHEKMPSEVRRRDEKREYFDARGYGKSAAGHDYPDELTPQEKRAVLEYLKTL; encoded by the coding sequence ATGAAGCTTCGCCTGGTTTCGCTCAGCCTGATTTTGCTGTTTTGCGGCGGCGGTCTGTCGGTTGCCGGCGATCCGGAGCAGGGGTATCGCGTGATTGTCGATAAGCCGCTGATTTCCCCCTATTGGGATCAGGAGACCTTCGAGAACACGTGGCGGGTCTGGCCCAAGGAATTGAAGGAGATTGCGGAGAAAGCTTCGCCTGATGAGCGGAAGCGGATTGCCTACGATCGGTACGGGCTGACGCCGCGACCTGACAATCCGGCCAAGCCGCTGCAGTATGTCGTGGGGGACGACGGGATGTGGACCCCCAACTGCTTTACCTGTCATGGGGGAGAGGTCGCCGGCCAGGTTCGCCCCGGCGCCCCCAATCATCGTTACGCGATGCAGACGTTGGCCGATGATATTCGCTACACCAAGATGTTGATCGGCAAGCCGCTGCTGAAGCCGGACTATGGCTCAGCGCTCGTTCCGCTGGGGGGAACCAATGGGACGACCAACGCGGTGATGTTTGGCGTCATCTTGATGAACTTCCGCGACGCTGACCTGAATGTCCACGACAATCCCAACTTTATGCCGACCAAGCATCACGACATGGATGCCCCGGCGTGGTGGAACTTCGCCGACAAAGACTACATCTACTGCGACGCCTTCGCTCCGAAGGGAGTCAAAGGGCTGATGCAGTTCGCCCTGTCGCGGGAAAACGGCCCGCAGAAATTCCGCGGTTGGCAGCAAGACTTTGAGCACGTCTACGCCTATCTCGAGTCGCTCAAGGCGCCCGAGTATCCCTATCCGGTCGACAAGGCGTTGGCAGAGCAGGGGCGCGTCGCCTTTGAGAAAACGTGTGCCCGGTGCCATGGCAAATATGGCGAAGGGGAAACCTACCCATCGATCGTCGTCGATATCGACGAAATCGGCACCGACCGGGTCCGCTACGACGCTCTCTCTCCCAATGATCGCAAGTTGTACGGCGAGAGCTGGTTCAACGACTACAACCAGGGGGCGAAAACGCTGGACGATCCGGCTGGCTACGCTGCGCCCCACCTGGGCGGCGTCTGGGCGTCTCCTCCCTATTTTCACAACGGCGCGGTCCCGACCCTGTGGCATGTCCTTAACCCCAGCGAGCGACCGACCGTCTGGCATCGGAACAGCGACGACTATGACCGGCAGCACGTTGGCTTGACGGTCGAGACGCACGAAAAAATGCCGAGCGAGGTCCGCCGGCGGGATGAGAAGCGGGAATACTTTGACGCCCGCGGCTACGGAAAAAGCGCAGCGGGGCACGACTACCCCGACGAGCTAACTCCCCAAGAGAAGCGTGCGGTGCTGGAATACCTGAAAACTCTGTAA